In bacterium, the DNA window CAAAAGTATAGTAACACCAGAAGGTCTAAAAAACAACCTTCAAAATACAAGGGGCGTATTGTCTCTTCGGCCAAAACTGTTACCACTTTTTAGGGCTGTTTCTGACCGAAATGAGACAATGCCAAATTTTTGACAATACCAGTAGTTACGAGAGGAGAATTAAAATGAAACTGCTTCTTTTACATTGCGATCGAGTGGAGTATGAATTAACGACCAGCACCAAGGAGGCGGAAGAGATTAGGCCGGAATTTCCACGCCAGAACTCTTTGGGGGAATGCCTCGTGGTCTATGTCACGGTTGAGGAGCGGGATGTTTCTAACTTAGATGAGGTGGTTAGGCGAGCGGCTGAGGAGATAGTTAAAGTCTACGATATGCTTGCCCCTAAACGGATCGTGCTTAACCCTTACGCCCATCTGGCTGATAGAATCGCTCCACCGGAAGCGGCCACGAAGGCTATGCAAGGTCTTGAAATTGCCCTGGCGGCTTATGAGGTCTTAAGATGTCCCTCCGGTTGGTATAAAAGACTGCTGGTGGATAATAAAGGGCACCCTTTGAGCGTCCTGGGGCGGAATATCGATCTGGAAACCCTGGCCGCTCCCCGGGCTGAAAGAGGTAAGGAGCATCCGGTCTGTGCCTTGAATGAAAACTTCAGGCAGGTCTTTCTTAGATTAGGTCTTAATGAGATCATTAATCCGATGATAGTGGATGAACGGGAGGTTTACCTCCAGTATGGCCATGAGGCCCCCCTTATCCTTGATCGGGTCTTCTACTTAGCCGGCCTGGACCGGGCCGATGTCGGCCTGCCTGAATCCAGGCTGCGTCAGATCAGAAGGATTATTCCTGATTTTAATGAAGTCGAGCAACTTCAGGCCATTCTGCGGCACTTCAAAGAGGGGAAGATCGAAGCAGATGATTTCATTGAAACACTAGTCAGCCGACTGGTTATTAAAGAGAGAGAGGCCATAGAGATGGTCGATAAGGTCTTTCTGGAACTTAAAGAGCTTCGGCCCCAGCCTTCCACTAAGACCTTAAGATCGCATATGACGGCTTTATGGTATAAGACCTTAGCCGGGCTTCAGGATCGAGCCGAACTGCCCTTGAAACTATTTTCTATTGGCCCGCGATTCCGCAGGGAGCAGCGGCAGGACAGCCATCATCTTTATGAGTCCACTTCAGCTTCAGTGGTCATTATGGATAAAGGCTACACGATGGAAGAAGGAAGAGAATTTACCATGGCCGTCATGCGGGAACTCGGCTTTGGCGAACCCCGCTTTGAGGTCAAGGAAACCACCAGCCACTACTACGCCCCGGGAACGGATACCGAAGTGATGGTGGATATAGAAGGCCGGGAGGTAGAGATCGCCAATATTGGTCTTTATTCCCGCGAGTCTCTGGACAACTACGGCCTCAGATATCCGGTCTTTAATCTTGGTTTCGGGGTGGAACGGCTGGCTATGATCAAGACCGGCTGTCTTGATCTAAGGAACTTGGTTTGCCCCCAATTCTATCCTGAAGTGAGCCTGAATGACGAAGAGATAGCCGAAGCCATCGGCATGGAAAAATGGCCTAAGACAGAAGAAGGCCGACAATTGGTTAAAACCCTGGTTGAGACGGCCCTTTTACATAAAGACGATATCGGTCCGGTGGAGGTGAATGCCTTTGAAGGTGAGTTTCTGGGACACCCAGTTAGGATTCAAATCTATAATTGGGATGAGGGTAAACGGATGCTGAGCCTGGCCGCTCTGAACGAGGTCTATGTCCATAAGGGGGGGCTGTTCAGCCTGCCGCCTAAAGAAGAAGGCCAGATTTCCCCCAAAGTACCCCAGGTCTTTCAGGATGCCTATCAAGGGGTGGCTACCGGCCTGTGTTTCATTGATCTTCTGGTCAACCGGTTTGTGGCTGAATTAGAAGCCGCTGCCACTGAAGGAAAAAAAGAATTGGCCTTGAAGTTCAAGCTCATTAAAAGACCCAGCGAGATAAATATCCATATATCTGACCAGGTTTACAACTATATCATGTCCAAAAATCAGAAGATCCTCATCGGAGGACCGATCTTTGCTGGAATAAGGTGTCAGGAGACAGCCGGATGAACCACTCTTCCCTGCTCAAGGTGAAGAACCTAAAAAAATATTTTCCCATCGAAAGGGGATTTTTAAGGCGTGAGGTGGGTCTGGTCAAGGCAGTTGATGGGGTAGACCTGTGGCTTAATTCTGGGGAGACCCTGGGACTGGTGGGAGAAAGCGGATGCGGGAAATCAACGGCGGCCCGATGTATCCTGCGGCTGCTGACGCCTACTACCGGAGAGGTCTATTTCGAAGGCCGGGAGATATTTGGTCTCCCTCAGACTCAGATGCGTAAGCTGCGCCGGTTCATGCAGATTATCTTTCAAGACCCCTACAGCTCTCTCAACCCCAGACAAACAGTAGAGTCTATCATCTCCGAGCCGATCAGGGTTCACCGCCTGGCCAAAGGAAAGGCCAGACAGGATAAGGTAATAGAACTCCTCACTCTGGTCGGCCTCTCTCCTGACCACCTGAGACGATATCCGCATGAGTTCAGCGGCGGCCAAAGACAGCGGATCGGGATTGCCAGGGCTTTGGCCGTTTCTCCCCGGCTGATTGTCTGTGATGAGCCGGTTTCTTCTCTGGATGTATCTATTGCCGCCCAGATTATTAACCTTTTGCAGGAACTGAAAGAAAGATTGAGATTAGCCTATCTTTTTATTTCCCATGATCTGCGGATGGTAGAACATATCAGCGATCGGGTGGCGGTGATGTATCTGGGCAAGATTGTGGAACAGGCCAGGGCGGAAGACCTCTACCGTGAGCCATATCACCCCTATACTCAAAGCCTTTTGGAAGCCATCCCCAAAACTAATCCCCGAGAGCGCCGCTTCGGGAAAAAAGTTTTAGGAGGCGATGTGCCTAATCCGGTCAATCCGCCCCCGGGCTGTCATTTTCACCCCCGCTGTCCCTACCTTATGCCTGTCTGTAAAAGCGAAGAGCCGACCCTAAAAGAGATGGCCCCGGATCATTTTCTGGCCTGTCATTTGCAAAAGCTGGAGGCTATATGAAAACGGTAGGAAAAGTAGCCAGATATAAAAAGGGATTCAGTGAAGAATTAAATAAGTTTTTACAGATTGCAGTTGAATTCAGAAGGGATAAAGTCTTTATCCCGCCAGGTGTTTACAGATTTAAGTCCTTTGAGGAGGTTGAGAAATGGCGTCACAGAATGTTGCGGGGGAACAAACCAGACCTCCCACCATAGACGACCTTATAGCGGTTTGTCGGAGGCTCAATGAAGAAGGGGCAGAGTATATCCTTATTGGGGGCTTTGCTGTAAACTATTATGGACTTCCCAGGGCTACTCAAGATATAGACTTGCTGGTTAAACCTTCCGAAGAAAACATTGCCAGGATTAAAAAGGCCCTTGCTTTTTTACCTGATAACGCCGTAAGAGAGGTAAATCCTGATGATGTTGAAAAATATGAGCTTGTAAGAGTGGCTGATGAAATCACTATAGATTTATTGAAAAAAGCTTGTGATGTAACTTTCGATAATGCAGGCATAGAATATTTTGAATTTAAAGGCGTCTGTATTCCTATCGCCGATATTTTTACAATGATCGGGACAAAACAGGGGATACGACCACAAGATAAAGAAGATAGGGCGTTTCTTCTGACTGTTTTAGTAGAGGAAAGCTGAAAATGGAACGACGCAAGACAAGACGGGTCAGGGTAGGCGACATTATTATCGGCGGGGATGCCCCCATTAGTGTCCAGTCTATGACCAAGACCGATACCAGGGATGTGCCGGCCACCGTAAACCAGATCCGACAACTGGAAGAGGCCGGTTGTGACCTCGTTCGAGTGGCCGTGCCTGATGCTGAAGCGGCCGGCGTTCTCGGAAAGATAAAAAAGGCGATCAAGATTCCCCTTATCGCTGACATCCACTTTGATTACCGCCTAGCCCTGGAGGCCATCCGGCAGGGGGTGGATAAGCTCAGGATAAATCCAGGGAATATTAAGGATAGAGAAAAGGTGAGCCGGATTGTCCAGGCCGCCAAAGAGAAGGGCATTCCTATTAGGATTGGGGTCAATGCCGGCTCAGTGGACAGATCCATTTTCATTTCGGATTTCGCACCCACTTCGTGGGTACCCGGGATTTCGGATTTTAATTCCGCCTTCCCGGGTACCCACGAAGTGGGTGCGCCATCCCGGGTACCCACAAAGTGGGTGCGCCATCCGGAGCTGCTGGCTGCCTCGGCCATTAATCACTTGCGGATACTGGAAGCTCTCGATTTTTATGACACGGTTATCTCCGTGAAGGCCACCTCTGTTTTTGAGACCATAGAGACTTATCAATTGTTAGCCGAATGCGTTGAATATCCCTTTCATATCGGCATTACCGAGGCGGGCCCGGTTGGATACGGCACGGTGAAGTCAAGCGTTGGCATTGGGGCATTGCTTACCCAGGGACTGGGGGACACCTTGAGGGTTTCCCTGACCGCTGACCCCCTTGAGGAAGTCAAAGTAGGCCGGGCTATCTTAAAGAGCCTGGGGCTGGTAAATGAGCCGGAGATTATCTCCTGTCCTACCTGCGGCCGTTGTCAGATAGATCTGATCAGAATTGTTCAGGAAGTAGAGCAGAGGGTTGAGGCCCTTGGCCAGACTAAGCCGTTGAAGATTGCCGTGATGGGCTGTGTGGTCAATGGCCCGGGTGAAGCCAAAGAGGCCGATATCGGCCTTTGCGCCGGCAAGGGGGTAGGGATGATCTTCAGAAGGGGCGAGAGCGTCAGAAAGGTCCCTGAAGGGGAGATGGTTGAGGCCCTGATAGAGGAAATAGGCTCATTTTATCCGAGATGATTCAATAGAGAAGAGGGCCTTGTTCACCAATCGGGATAGAGTCCATAGGCCACCAGTCCACCTCGTCCACCCAGTCCATAGAAGAGGTTTTGGTTTGGAATCGGCCTCATTACCATCAGGGTCCTACCAGTCCATCTAGTCCACTTAGTCCATAGAAGGCATCTGGCCGCCTAGGGCAAGAGAGGATAAAACCCTTGGAGGATTTTGACCTTATAATAGAAGAAGAAACCTTAGATTGGTACCGGATGTCACCGGCGGAACGTTTTGTGGAGTCCCAGAAACTATGGGAGATTTTTGTGCTTTTGGGAGGAAGTTATGATCCAGAGCCCGATACCCAGAGCCCTTTCCACATTTTTGAAGCATAGGGTAAATGCTCTGTTAATCGGAGGGCAGGCGTGCATGCCTCTTCTCCACCGCCAGGGAAGGCATGTTTTTGGCTGGCGGAATGTAGAACACCGGAACTACTGGTATCATTGGCGGCCAAATATCCGGATATCGCCTCACGTATGGCGGCAAGCCGTCCCCTCTTGAGGTTTGCCATTAAAGGCAATCAAGAGCAGGTTCAAAGACTTCTGCGGGAGGAAGAGGATAAAGAAAAAGAGCTTGACCGGCAATACTGGGCTCCACTGAAGGCCGAGCTTGAGGCATGGCGGCGTAGAAATAAACAAGATGGCTAAACAGCCAAGCCGCCTAACTTAAACCAGTGTCTCGGGCAGAAAGGGAGGGATAGACAATGAAAAATCACGATAAGACAAAAGACGAGCTGATAAATGAGCTGACCGAATTGCGGAAGCGACTGGCTAAGTTGGAAGGGGAGCGAGGGGGAACTCAGCCGGACATCACCGAAAAAAAGAAAGCAGAGGCGGCCCTGAAGGAGTCCGAGGAGAAATTCAGAGACCTAGCCGAGGAGTCGCCGAATATGATCTTTATCAACCAGAGAGGCCGGGTGGTCTATGCCAATAGAAGATGTGAAGAGATTATGAGCTACAAAAGAGAGGAGTTTTACGACCCCGAATTTGACTTCATTACCCTGATCGCCCCGGAATTCAGGGATCTAATAAGATCAAATTTTAGAAGGCATACGGAAGGCCATGAGATTGCTCCCTGCGAATATGCCCTTATCACTAAAGAAGGCAAGCGGATCGAGGCCATAATTACGAGCAAACTGATGAAATATGAAGGAGAGAACGCCATACTGGGCATAGTAACCGATATTACCCAATGCAAAAAGACCGAGGAATATCTTAAAAAATATAGATTTATGGTGGAGTCCGCCCATGATGCCATCTTTCTTAAAGACCTGGAAAGCCGCTATATTATAGCCAATAATAAGGCCTTGGAAGCCTTCGGCTTATCCCGAGAAGAAGTGATTGGAAAGAATGATTATGAGTTAATGCCCAACAGGGAAGAGGCCGAAAAAAATGTGGCCGATGACCAATATGTCTACAAAACAGGTAAACCGACTGAAGTTACTAAACATATGACCGGAGTAGACGGGAGGGAATGCTGGTTCCAGGCGATAAAGGTTCCACAGTTTGATGATAAAGGAAATATAACGGGCTTGGTGGGTATTGCCAGAGATATTAGTAAAGAAAAACGGCTGGAGAAAGAATTAGAGAAACACCGGGAACATCTGGAAGACTTAGTTAAAGAGCGCACCGAGCAGCTAAAGGAGAAAGTAGCCGAGATGGAAAGATTTATCGATATTGCGGTGGGCAGGGAGCTGAAGATGGCTGAGATGGAGAAGGAGACAGAGTCGCTGAGGTCTAAGGGGCATTGAGAAACCCGAAGATTGGTCTTGACAATTCCAAAAATATATGTAAAATGGAAGCATGTATTCCAGATTGATTCAACCACCCCAGGATAAGAGTTTCTTTTTATTTGGGCCGCGGGGAACAGGAAAAACGACCTGGGTAAGGTCATCTTTTCCTGAGGCGGTTTATTTAGACTTATTAGAGGCGGAACTTTTTAATGATCTTCTGGCTAATCCCCAGAGACTGGCTAACTTTATCCCTAAGGATTTTAATGACTGGGTCATTATTGATGAGGTGCAGAAGATCCCGGAGCTTTTAGATGAAGTTCATCGCCTGATCGAAAAAGAGAAGCGCAAATTTATCCTGACCGGTTCCAGCGCCCGAAAGATAAGACAAAAAGGTCCCAACCTATTGGCCGGCAGGGCCTTGACCTACGCTTTGCATCCGCTTACCGCCTCAGAGCTTAAGAAGTATTTTGACCTGGATCATTCGGTAAGGTATGGGCAGCTTCCCTGTGTTTATACTGAATCAGACCCTAAGGGGTATCTGGAGAGTTATGTCAGGACTTATCTGGAAGAAGAGGTGCGGCAGGAAGGATTAACCAAAAACTTAGGGGCATTTTACAGATTTCTGGAAGCAGCCAGCTTCTCCCAGGGCTCTGTCCTTAACATCTCCTCCGTGGCGAGGGAGTGCGCTGTCCAGCGAAAGGTGGTGGAGAACTATTTCTCCATATTAGAGGATTTACTTATTGCTTACCGGGTGCCTGTTTTTAGCCGGAAGGCCAAGAGGAGATTAGCGGCTCATCCCAAATTCTATTTTTTTGATGCGGGTGTCTATCGGACCTTAAGACCGGCCGGGCCGCTGGATATGCCTGAGGAAATCGAAGGGGCCGCCTTTGAAACCCTCCTTTTTCAGGAGCTTAAGGCCATCAATGCCGCCCTGGGCCTGGGCTATAAGATATATTACTGGCGGACATCCAATAATATGGAAGTTGATTTTGTCCTGTATGGCGATAAAGGGATTTTGGCCTTTGAGGTTAAACGGCGCAAGAAAGTCTCAAACTCAATGTTAAGAGGGTTGAGGTCTTTTCTGGCGGACTATCCTATGGCTAAGGCTTATTTTGTTTACGGTGGAGAACGCCGCATGAGAGAGGCGGAGATTGAGATCATTCCTATGAGCGATATCCTTAAAGAACTCCCTGTAAGGCTGAAGGCTGAAGACTTTTAGGCTGAAGGCTGAAGGTGGAAGGCTTTTAGGGACAGTCTTCAGCCTTCAGTCTTCAGCCTTCAGTCTTCAGCCTATCTGCCTGAATAGTTACTGGCTGAGTGATAACTATGAGCCATAACGAAAAGATCAAATCCCCAACCTCCCTGATAAGGCGCTATATATGGATATCGTCCGCCATCTGGACGGTGGTTATGGCGGCCGTCCTGTGGTGGAATATTCTTCAGGTCAGGGAGCATACTAAGGAAGAGGCGCGGATTCAGGCAAGGATCGCTTATGCCAAAGACGTCATCTACCGCCGTTGGAATGCCGGACACGGTGGGGTTTATGCACCGGTCACCGAAAAGACCCCGCCCAACCCTTATTTGTCACACCTGCCTGAGCGCGATATAACGACACCTTCGGGCAGGTTGTTGACCTTAATTAATCCCGCCTATATGACCCGGCAGGGGCATGAACTGATGGATGAGGCGCTGGGTATGCGCGGCCACATCACCAGCCTGAACCCGATTCGCCCTGAGAATGCCCCAGACTCGTGGGAGACCGCGGCGCTCCAGGCCTTTGAGAAAGGAGAGCCGGAAGTCAGTTCGGTGGAAATTATGGATGGGGAAGAATATATGCGCTTAATGCGCCCTCTGATTACCGAGGGGGGCTGTCTGAAATGCCACGCTGCCCAGGGATACCGGACAGGGGATATCAGGGGAGGGATCAGCATGGCAGTGCTTATGTCGCCTCTATGGTCCGGGGCCCATGCCCACATTTTTAAGGTGTCGCTGGCTTACGCCCTGGTATGGCTGCTGGGCCTGCTAATGATCAGAGCCGGGGGGAGGCATTTGATTAGAAGCGACCAGGA includes these proteins:
- a CDS encoding ABC transporter ATP-binding protein, whose protein sequence is MNHSSLLKVKNLKKYFPIERGFLRREVGLVKAVDGVDLWLNSGETLGLVGESGCGKSTAARCILRLLTPTTGEVYFEGREIFGLPQTQMRKLRRFMQIIFQDPYSSLNPRQTVESIISEPIRVHRLAKGKARQDKVIELLTLVGLSPDHLRRYPHEFSGGQRQRIGIARALAVSPRLIVCDEPVSSLDVSIAAQIINLLQELKERLRLAYLFISHDLRMVEHISDRVAVMYLGKIVEQARAEDLYREPYHPYTQSLLEAIPKTNPRERRFGKKVLGGDVPNPVNPPPGCHFHPRCPYLMPVCKSEEPTLKEMAPDHFLACHLQKLEAI
- a CDS encoding ATP-binding protein; this translates as MYSRLIQPPQDKSFFLFGPRGTGKTTWVRSSFPEAVYLDLLEAELFNDLLANPQRLANFIPKDFNDWVIIDEVQKIPELLDEVHRLIEKEKRKFILTGSSARKIRQKGPNLLAGRALTYALHPLTASELKKYFDLDHSVRYGQLPCVYTESDPKGYLESYVRTYLEEEVRQEGLTKNLGAFYRFLEAASFSQGSVLNISSVARECAVQRKVVENYFSILEDLLIAYRVPVFSRKAKRRLAAHPKFYFFDAGVYRTLRPAGPLDMPEEIEGAAFETLLFQELKAINAALGLGYKIYYWRTSNNMEVDFVLYGDKGILAFEVKRRKKVSNSMLRGLRSFLADYPMAKAYFVYGGERRMREAEIEIIPMSDILKELPVRLKAEDF
- a CDS encoding nucleotidyl transferase AbiEii/AbiGii toxin family protein: MASQNVAGEQTRPPTIDDLIAVCRRLNEEGAEYILIGGFAVNYYGLPRATQDIDLLVKPSEENIARIKKALAFLPDNAVREVNPDDVEKYELVRVADEITIDLLKKACDVTFDNAGIEYFEFKGVCIPIADIFTMIGTKQGIRPQDKEDRAFLLTVLVEES
- the ispG gene encoding flavodoxin-dependent (E)-4-hydroxy-3-methylbut-2-enyl-diphosphate synthase, which produces MERRKTRRVRVGDIIIGGDAPISVQSMTKTDTRDVPATVNQIRQLEEAGCDLVRVAVPDAEAAGVLGKIKKAIKIPLIADIHFDYRLALEAIRQGVDKLRINPGNIKDREKVSRIVQAAKEKGIPIRIGVNAGSVDRSIFISDFAPTSWVPGISDFNSAFPGTHEVGAPSRVPTKWVRHPELLAASAINHLRILEALDFYDTVISVKATSVFETIETYQLLAECVEYPFHIGITEAGPVGYGTVKSSVGIGALLTQGLGDTLRVSLTADPLEEVKVGRAILKSLGLVNEPEIISCPTCGRCQIDLIRIVQEVEQRVEALGQTKPLKIAVMGCVVNGPGEAKEADIGLCAGKGVGMIFRRGESVRKVPEGEMVEALIEEIGSFYPR
- the sepS gene encoding O-phosphoserine--tRNA ligase, whose protein sequence is MKLLLLHCDRVEYELTTSTKEAEEIRPEFPRQNSLGECLVVYVTVEERDVSNLDEVVRRAAEEIVKVYDMLAPKRIVLNPYAHLADRIAPPEAATKAMQGLEIALAAYEVLRCPSGWYKRLLVDNKGHPLSVLGRNIDLETLAAPRAERGKEHPVCALNENFRQVFLRLGLNEIINPMIVDEREVYLQYGHEAPLILDRVFYLAGLDRADVGLPESRLRQIRRIIPDFNEVEQLQAILRHFKEGKIEADDFIETLVSRLVIKEREAIEMVDKVFLELKELRPQPSTKTLRSHMTALWYKTLAGLQDRAELPLKLFSIGPRFRREQRQDSHHLYESTSASVVIMDKGYTMEEGREFTMAVMRELGFGEPRFEVKETTSHYYAPGTDTEVMVDIEGREVEIANIGLYSRESLDNYGLRYPVFNLGFGVERLAMIKTGCLDLRNLVCPQFYPEVSLNDEEIAEAIGMEKWPKTEEGRQLVKTLVETALLHKDDIGPVEVNAFEGEFLGHPVRIQIYNWDEGKRMLSLAALNEVYVHKGGLFSLPPKEEGQISPKVPQVFQDAYQGVATGLCFIDLLVNRFVAELEAAATEGKKELALKFKLIKRPSEINIHISDQVYNYIMSKNQKILIGGPIFAGIRCQETAG
- a CDS encoding PAS domain S-box protein, whose product is MKNHDKTKDELINELTELRKRLAKLEGERGGTQPDITEKKKAEAALKESEEKFRDLAEESPNMIFINQRGRVVYANRRCEEIMSYKREEFYDPEFDFITLIAPEFRDLIRSNFRRHTEGHEIAPCEYALITKEGKRIEAIITSKLMKYEGENAILGIVTDITQCKKTEEYLKKYRFMVESAHDAIFLKDLESRYIIANNKALEAFGLSREEVIGKNDYELMPNREEAEKNVADDQYVYKTGKPTEVTKHMTGVDGRECWFQAIKVPQFDDKGNITGLVGIARDISKEKRLEKELEKHREHLEDLVKERTEQLKEKVAEMERFIDIAVGRELKMAEMEKETESLRSKGH